Proteins from a single region of Pyrus communis chromosome 6, drPyrComm1.1, whole genome shotgun sequence:
- the LOC137735920 gene encoding rhamnogalacturonan I rhamnosyltransferase 1-like: MVSSNGGLNQMRTGICDMVAIASFMNVTLIVPELDNTSFWNDRSGFEDIFDVDYFIASLRDEVRILKALPDKQKRRVKKATLYSMPPVSWANMTYYYELILPRIKNYEVLHFTKTDARLANNGIPKEVQKLRCKANYRALRFTPPIEELGKKIVRILREKGPFLVIHLRYEMDMLAFSGCTEGCNAKEIEELTNMRFAYPWWKEKIIDSDKKRRAGTCPLTPEETALALRALDIDPGIQVYIAAGDIYGGERRMASLRLAFPHMVKKETLLQSSDLEPFWNHSNQMAALDYMVSLESDIFVPSYKGNMASVVEGHRRYLGFRTTIRLHRKLLVELTDQYKNGSLSWDEFSQAVKAGHANRMGSPTQRLEIPGKPKEEEYFYNNPQECLPQIVEKPKGP; this comes from the exons ATGGTCTCATCCAATGGAGGATTGAATCAAATGCGAACTGGG ATTTGTGACATGGTGGCTATTGCAAGTTTTATGAATGTCACGCTTATAGTTCCTGAGTTGGACAATACCTCCTTTTGGAATGACCGCAG TGGATTTGAAGACATATTTGATGTGGATTACTTCATTGCCTCGCTGAGAGATGAGGTCAGGATACTAAAAGCTCTGCCTGATAAGCAGAAAAGAAGAGTAAAGAAAGCTACCCTCTATTCCATGCCTCCTGTCAGCTGGGCTAACATGACATATTACTACGAACTG ATTCTTCCTCGCATAAAGAATTATGAAGTGCTGCATTTCACTAAGACTGATGCCAGGCTTGCAAATAATGGGATCCCAAAAGAAGTTCAGAAACTGCGGTGCAAAGCGAATTACAGAGCTCTGAGATTCACTCCTCCTATTGAGGAACTGGGAAAGAAGATTGTCAGGATTCTGAGGGAAAAGGGTCCATTCCTAGTTATTCATCTGAGATATGAAATGGACATGTTGGCATTTTCTGGTTGTACGGAAGGTTGCAATgccaaagaaattgaagaactAACAAATATGAG ATTTGCTTAcccatggtggaaggagaaaaTAATAGATTCTGATAAGAAAAGAAGAGCTGGGACATGCCCTTTAACACCTGAGGAAACTGCACTTGCACTGAGGGCTTTGGATATTGATCCTGGCATCCAAGTTTATATCGCTGCTGGCGATATATATGGCGGAGAAAGGAGAATGGCGTCTCTGAGACTAGCCTTTCCCCATATG GTTAAAAAGGAGACGTTGCTGCAATCCTCTGACCTCGAGCCCTTTTGGAACCATTCAAACCAAATGGCAGCGTTGGATTATATGGTATCACTGGAAAGCGACATCTTCGTTCCTAGTTATAAAGGAAACATGGCAAGTGTTGTTGAAGGCCATAGAAG GTACTTGGGATTCAGGACGACGATTCGGCTACATAGAAAGCTTTTGGTGGAACTAACAGACCAGTACAAGAATGGAAGTTTGAGCTGGGATGAATTTTCGCAAGCAGTGAAAGCAGGGCACGCTAATCGCATGGGAAGCCCAACTCAAAGATTGGAGATTCCTGGCAAGCCGAAGGAAGAAGAATATTTCTATAACAATCCCCAAGAATGTTTGCCACAAATTGTTGAAAAACCAAAAGGTCCTTGA
- the LOC137736436 gene encoding rhamnogalacturonan I rhamnosyltransferase 1-like: MVSSNGGLNQMRAGICDMVAIASFMNVTLIVPELDNTSFWNDRSRFEDIFDVDYFIASLRDEVRILKALPDKQKRRVEIATLYSMAPVSWANMKYYYELILPRIKKNEVLHFTQADTRLANNGIPKEVQKLRCKANYRALRFTPPIEELGKKIVRILREKGPFLVLHLRYEMDMLAFSGCTEGCNAKEIEELTNMRFAYPRWKQKIIDSVKKRRVGACPLTPEETALALRALDIDPGIQVYIAAGDIYGGERRMVPLRLAFPHTVKKETLLESSDLEPFRNHSNRMAALDYMVSLESDIFVPTYKGNMARIVEGHRRYLGFRTTIRLHRKLLVELIRQYKNGSLSWDEFSQAVKTGHADRMGSPAPRLEILGKPKEEEYFYSNPQECLPQIVLKPKGL, translated from the exons ATGGTCTCATCCAATGGAGGATTGAATCAAATGCGGGCTGGT ATTTGTGACATGGTGGCTATTGCAAGTTTTATGAATGTCACGCTTATAGTTCCTGAGTTGGACAATACCTCCTTTTGGAATGATCGCAG TCGGTTTGAAGATATATTTGATGTGGATTACTTCATTGCATCTCTGAGAGATGAAGTCAGGATACTAAAAGCTCTGCCTGATAAGCAGAAAAGAAGAGTAGAGATAGCTACCCTCTATTCCATGGCTCCTGTTAGCTGGGCCAACATGAAATATTACTACGAACTG ATTCTTCCTCGCATAAAGAAGAATGAAGTGCTGCATTTCACTCAGGCCGATACCAGGCTTGCGAATAATGGGATCCCCAAGGAGGTTCAGAAACTGCGGTGCAAAGCGAATTACAGAGCTCTGAGATTCACTCCTCCTATTGAGGAACTGGGAAAGAAGATTGTTAGGATTCTGAGGGAAAAGGGTCCGTTCCTAGTTCTTCATCTGAGATATGAAATGGACATGTTGGCATTTTCTGGTTGTACGGAAGGTTGCAATgccaaagaaattgaagaattaACAAATATGAG GTTTGCTTACCCACGGTGGAAGCAGAAAATAATAGATTCTGTTAAGAAAAGAAGAGTTGGGGCGTGCCCCTTAACTCCTGAGGAAACTGCACTTGCACTGAGGGCTTTGGATATTGATCCTGGCATCCAAGTTTATATCGCTGCCGGCGATATATACGGCGGAGAAAGAAGAATGGTGCCTCTGAGACTAGCCTTTCCCCATACG GTTAAAAAGGAGACGTTGCTGGAATCCTCCGACCTCGAGCCCTTCAGGAACCATTCAAACCGAATGGCAGCATTGGATTATATGGTGTCATTGGAAAGCGACATCTTCGTTCCTACTTATAAAGGAAACATGGCAAGAATTGTTGAAGGCCATAGAAG ATACTTGGGGTTCAGGACGACAATTCGGCTACATAGAAAGCTTCTGGTGGAATTGATACGCCAGTACAAGAATGGAAGTCTGAGCTGGGATGAATTTTCACAGGCAGTAAAAACAGGGCACGCTGATCGCATGGGAAGCCCAGCTCCAAGATTGGAGATTCTTGGCAAGCCTAAGGAAGAAGAATATTTCTATAGCAATCCCCAGGAATGTTTGCCACAAATTGTTTTAAAACCAAAAGGTCTCTGA